DNA sequence from the Coccidioides posadasii str. Silveira chromosome 5, complete sequence genome:
ATATTGTTGTATATTTAATGGCTGCTCTGTTCTTTTTCCTGCTTGGGGGTCTTGGTGGTCTTTGAAATGGAACCGTTCTAGTGACGTTTCGCTACCAAACCCGGAACTATTTAATGTCATGACATATAGgacgtatgtatgtatgtatagtACATACAGCTCATAATAGGTATCTATACTTTATAATGTCGGAATCCAATATAGGGCTTTACTCGACCGATCATGTTTgaaagacaaaagaaaaaagaaaaaagaaaacgctCACCTCACCACATATATAATAACAACACTGTTGCGCCGCAACTACCAACCGATAGAACTCCCCGAGACCAACCATCGCTTATGCAACCTTTAAACAAGTACGACATAAAAGCTCAATCCAGATCCTCTAGGATAGATTCCACAGACAGAATCAGCGAGTCTATTGCTCAGGGTCATTGTCGCAAAGCTGAGAAACGACCATAAAACCGCCCCGTGCCATTCTCCCTTTCAGTCTCCCCTGCCATATGTAATTTTCAGCCGTTTCACGGGTGGTTTCGTCTCCCCaccatcatcgtcatcttctcTCTCGCGAGCGGCTCCGGCagatttctttttgtttttgctCGCCGCGCCCTTCACGCTGTTTGGCGCAGATGAATCTTTGGCGTCTCTGTCGGCTTTGCCGCTGGAGCCGGAGTAGGTTGGTGTAGGGGCATGGGAAGGCGTGGTGTGTGCGCTTGAAGGAGCGGGAGAGTCCTGCGATTATCCAAGAGTTAGCAcgagattttttttttttaatctccACGGTTGCATGTTGTGTAGCGGTTTGGGGGGAAGATAGCTCACCCTCATGAAACTCGCTGAACTCCGGGAGAACACCCTGTCTAGATCTGACACTTGTGCTTTCCTTCTCGTTGTGGGCCCTCCGCTGCCCGCTCCAGAGGTGCCACCCGCGAAGGAGGAGCCAAGTCCACCTGCAGCGCCGAGTGAGGACGCCCCTGCGGAACCTTTGATGTAGTTGTCAAAACCCTTGATTATATTTCCGGCGCCGGTTTCTTCGAGGTAGGATTGCTCGAAGCGGTAGATTGATTCTTCTAGGGTTGCCTATTGCATTGAATTTGGGTATAGGTTAGCTTGAGGTTATATTTCATAATGTCGGGGTAAAGGAGACGGGATGGGCTAGGTTGTGATAGAT
Encoded proteins:
- a CDS encoding uncharacterized protein (EggNog:ENOG410PT7H~COG:K), producing the protein MTENVPPSTAPSAPGTTAATGPGAAGQAPPTRGVPYYEKLRKELRDTLQKKRLLDRNLATLEESIYRFEQSYLEETGAGNIIKGFDNYIKGSAGASSLGAAGGLGSSFAGGTSGAGSGGPTTRRKAQVSDLDRVFSRSSASFMRDSPAPSSAHTTPSHAPTPTYSGSSGKADRDAKDSSAPNSVKGAASKNKKKSAGAAREREDDDDGGETKPPVKRLKITYGRGD